The Ziziphus jujuba cultivar Dongzao chromosome 3, ASM3175591v1 region GACTTCATAGGAAGAAAACAGTTGACTATTTATTTTAGGGTAAATTTCACTTTAACCCCtcaattttgcattttttgacATAAGTACATTTtcgttccaaaaaaaaattaataacagtccctcatattttattttggttttagtttaGCCCacgttatttttcatttttatttcagtTTGATCCCTTAGGTAGTCAAACTGTTTaacaacttatatatattttactccaAATGATacaattaacatttttatatattcatatttaaaatactaatacaattttatttatttatttattaactaatcCATTTCTTCATAAGATATCTATATCTAagacaattatattataaaaatcaaaattgtcaTTTGCCAAAAAGTGctcgtataaaataataaattggttATCTATATATGAAttggaagaaaaatattaaagtgtCATTTTTAGGTAAGATATATTAGTTTGCTATCAGTTTGATTTACATAGGGtaccaaaatgaaataaaaataaactgtgGAAGGGTGgggaaatatttcaaaataaaaactactATAAAATCTAcactttatttttatcaatattttcaatTCCGAAACATGGGATGACATAAATCAAACCAAATTCATGAATCATGATAATTAACTGTCTCAAACCAAACcaagaaatacatatataaatatatatatcattaacaAAGACTATACCCTAAACATAGTAGGTGACTTGTCCTAGTTTAATAACTTCTTGCATATATTATAATAGCCTTCACGTAATATGATAAAAGCATGTGTATTTAATaagataatgaaaaaaagagaataccaattacaaaaaataaaataaaaactaagcaTTGGTCAGCCCAACTGACAAATGACATCGTTACATGTAtccatcataaataaaattttaaaaaattgtcattTCCATATAATTAGGTCAAAGTATTCAATCATAATGATAAAAATCCACCTCTCCTCAATGTGTTGGCATATCTAAATACCCACCAAACGCAAACAACTCACCACCTTTgaaattgccacataaaatatcatatatttcCCTGCTTCCTACGGTTTGGCCAAAACAATAGACAGCTCAAAATGTAATTTTCATGCTACTAGGAAAACATAATTCCAATCCCGAAATCAAAACTTTTATTGAAGGTTTTTCCAAGTTGAGCAACAGCCTACGGGAAAAGACCTAATGGTACATTCTACATTTTGGTACAatcaattttgccaaaattgTCTTTTTCtcagtttcaattttttgtcaGAGTACAATATTTGATCCACATGGCTTTTTATATAGACGAGTATGACCCAATTTGTACCCAAAGATCTCTAAACTAGGCTGAGTGAGAGAGTTTTATGTGTGGGGTACGTAAACTTCATCTGGTTGAGGTATTACTATAGCAGTAGTACTAACTTATGTATCTAAGCtacatttcattattttctatcTAACTAATAAATTCCATAGCCACCAGGACTTTTTGTAGGGATGGAGAATTTCAGGAAAGGGAAATAGAAAGTGCTACGTCTCATCTAGTAGCTCTCTGCCTCATCCATTTTGTGGCTGACCACTTTTCTCCGCCCAGTACCTCACATCCTCCATGTAAGCTATTTGGATCTGATTCTCCATCAAGACCCTGAAACCAATAacagaaatggaaaaaaaataataataatctgaaTTCAACGCCTAGAGATTAaggaaaaacaaccaaaaaaatcgCACGAGATCATTAGCCAACAAGGCAAGGCACAAGCTTCTAACACACCTAATAACTAATACTTATTAGCATCTCAATTTTGAAGGCAtcactttctaatttttattgttcaatttaataaaatgtacaTTTTACCTTGTGTTCTAAAAATGAAGGTTGACCCTATCACTCAAAACAAAACTCTGAGGCTTGGTCTGCCTTAATTagattttcttaaatattttatctaCTTAAGATGAGGTAACCactaaaattatttgaaatgtcCTGCTTCTTACATGTAACTTTCCAGGCATAAATCTGTAAATCATTAACAGCATAATGAAATTTGAAAAGCTATCTACctcttaataattataaatctaaTGATTCTTTTGGAAGAAATTGCACTTAAACTGGAGCAAGTGAAAGCAGAATCAGTACTTACCTAGTATTAGAAcaattacaaatatttttgagCCATTTTAAAGTTGTCACTTCTTATAGAATTAAGGGCCCTACAAGCTTTGGAATTCAATGTTCAAAAGGACTCATTATGAGGATCAGCTAAAGTTTCAGTCAAAGATCAGGAAACTAACCATGCTCCAGAAAAGTATTGCATCTCCTTTAATTGGTTTCACAGATAAACCTTTGACAGTTTTTCCACCACAGCTACATTCACCAGTACCAGCCTGAGATTATTCACACATGACAAAACACAAAAGTAATGGTAAGTTTATCTCGCAAAACAATATACTAGTAGGAACATGACGAATTAGAAAATTATACACAAAAATCCCATGCCAAAATAAACAATTTACAAGTAGGAACGCAAAGATAACATGcaattagaaaattataaaCGAAAATCCCGAGTTAAAATAAACTTCAAATGGGTTAATGATTAATTACCCACAAGTAGACTTAGGCTTTAAGTTCAGGGAGAATAAATGGGGATCGATGACTTGGGCTTCAATGTATATTTTAGGTATAGGTGCAAGCATGCAAAAGAAGGTTAaggttattaattatatttctcttcacgtcattttaggatttttttattgTCAAACTTTTGCCCTGGTGTACTTGAATTTCATAGCATTATGACAATAATAGAAACCCTAATTTTCTCCCTCATTTTTTATCATCTCTCTCTTctcattcttcttctttatcatcCTCCACATTATTTTCTATCCTTTCCAATTTTCTCTAACTTTTGCATCTGCAATTAAATAACAAAGCCATGTGGTAGCATGCAGACTTTCTCTAAATAAAATTCCTTCTTTCTTATTATAAATATCCCAGCATGCAAGAATCTACATATGCACATTATAGTTTCAGCAATCATATGAAGGCAGCATGCATCCACGATAACCATTAAATTACAACatcaaattacaaaaatatattaccaTAGGGAAATATGTTTCTCCTCCCACAACATCTTCACTTAAATACATTAGTACTGTTGCTATTCGCTGGCCACCACGCTTCAAGTTAAACTgtcaaaaaagaaggaaattagCTAGTTTTTTCACATTAGAGTAGAGGATTCTATCATGACTGCTAGAAAAGCAAAGGGCTGTACCAAGTAACTAAAACGTGCAATGGAAGGGGGAAGTACTCACAGTGTCAGAGAAGTAGTCATGATGGGGTTTGTAAAACTGACTCTTTTCGTACCTGCGCTGCTACGTATGTTAGCCTTGATACTAAAAGATATTGGTGTTTCTGTTCTAACACTAGCATGTTGGTGAATATTATGCTCACCTTAGGACTTGAATCAGCTCCCCATTTTCTATTGGTATTTGCGCATAGACCGAAATGCGCTTTTCAATAGCCTTATGAAGGACAGATAGATACCATAAGCATCACTCATAACAGCTTAAGGGGaataaatacaaacaaaaaagaagcatTTTGATATCATCTATTGGATACATGGATCAGGACAGAAGATACAATCATCAAATATTAGGAAAATGAAAACTCTGGCATAATAAACTGCaacattgatttttcttttctccatTCAAGAGCATATGTAAAGTATGATATTAATGGAAAAACATTTTTGAGAGGACCGTGATTAAGAAACACTGCAATGACCAAAGTCACATTGAAATTGAATTAACTCAACAATGAACTAACCTGTATCATTGGATATGTTCTTTCATCAGGATTCAAAAACATCCCAGAGCTTGTCCTGACATTGCTTTTTATTCCCTAAAATTGGAACACAACAAGATGAAGCACAAATCTAACAGGAAAGTAATGAAACTAACTATTTCCATATGAACATACATGTAAAATAATATGAACATACATGCAAAATAATATAACTAGAAACCTTAACTGCCAcaaatattacaatttatttattagtgaaaaaaagaaaaagaaataaatgcataaacatTTCGTAGTTATTCCCTCAGGTTCCTCTGCTTTGTGAGAATCATTTGCAGAAGTTCCTTATACTGAGATCCTTATATACTTTGTatggaaattattatatttaaaatagtaaGATAATTTGCagacatttttttataatgaagATATGTTATTtgcataaaatttagaaaaaaaaaagttaaaaaacacAACTGAAATTAGAAAGTtctgattaattttatgatttatatgATTATTCAGGGACATGGTTTACATGTACATTTAATAACCTATTTATGAAGATattgaaagaaaacaaattgaggaattaattttaaacatttccTTTACTCATTA contains the following coding sequences:
- the LOC107422165 gene encoding prolyl 4-hydroxylase 1: MAVAMRIVFGLLTFVTIGMIIGALFQLAFIHRLEDSYGSEFPTWQRIHRSQIDSYIGFPRGIQRWSDDKDAEILRLGYVKPEVISWSPRIIVLHNFLSMEECNYLRAIALPRLATSTVVDTKTGKGIKSNVRTSSGMFLNPDERTYPMIQAIEKRISVYAQIPIENGELIQVLRYEKSQFYKPHHDYFSDTFNLKRGGQRIATVLMYLSEDVVGGETYFPMAGTGECSCGGKTVKGLSVKPIKGDAILFWSMGLDGESDPNSLHGGCEVLGGEKWSATKWMRQRATR